The sequence TGGACACATCAAAGCTAAATTGCGGAGGTTTATCATTGAAAGATTTCTTTGCTGCATCATGTCCTCCGGTGGACTAGAGTAAGGGGAAAACATGAGCCCCTATACTTTTAAGATCTTCCACTGCAACCTCATGGTATATTTCTTGGCAATAAGTTCCCATGGCACTCTTCTTTCTGTGACTCCCTTCCCTCAACAGATCTTCGAACTCTATCACCTTGGCAGCTAACTCATAAAAGTCTCTGAACTCCATTCTTTAGAACTTCTTCCTCAGTTCGATGTCAAGTCCCCTATGGGCCATCTTCACGTACTCCACCTCTCAGAGATAGACATTGCATttgttcctcatcttcttgaaaCGAGAAATGAACTAGTCTGCTCTTTCACCTCCCTTATGAGTAAGCCTAGAAAGTTTTACAACACATACTTCTGTCTCTACCCGGAAGAATTAAGTGTGAAATTGCCTCTCCATATCTTTCCAACCATGGATGGAGTTCCTAGGGAGAGTAGCATACCAAGTGAAGGCTGGTCCCGTCAGAGAATTTGGGAAAAGCCTCAACTTGAGATGGTTGAAGTTAGGGTAGTTGGCAAGTTCTCCACACTAGATCGTGAACCTTGCTACATGCTCCAAAGTTGACAAGCCATCTTCCTTAGAAAATAGGGAGAAGTTAGGTACTCTGTATCCCCTTGGGTAAGGATTCTCCATGTCAATCGCATGAGGGTAAGGCTTGTGGAACTCATGGCGACCAGCTTGACGAAGGCCAGGCCCATACAACTCTTGGACAATTTCTCTCACAACCTCCATATTAAATGTTGGAACCTGTTGAGGCATGCCATTCTGATGGTGACTATAAGGCATATGAGGAAATCCAGTGTTCCTTCCATTGCCTCTATAGTTTCCCCCATATCCCTAGTGATATGTTGGCATATTGCCTCCTCATGATAAGAAGCTGTGTGGGAGGTAGGATAGTGTTTCCAAAATATTGAGAAATGGGTGACTTACCAGTATTTTCTCGGCCTGTTTAACTAGCGGCCTTCTGCAAGATGACTTCATCCCTCAAAGGCGGAATCTGATACTTCTTAGCGCCGGACAACCCACGTCCCTCATTGGACTCGGGGGAGCCTTAAGGAACATGGTTTTCCCCATTCTTGATTACTCCTAGTTCTGACAGCTTCTGGAGTATTTTATCCATCTTCGAATCCATGTCACTCCTCAGAGCTTCCATATTCTTCTCGATGGAACTGAAACGCCTTTCCAAGAATGGTGAATTTTGGACCTTTGTAGAGATCCATGATTGTCCTCTAAGGCTAACAACCTTCTCAATTTCAATTCGTTCCACCATATGTGGAACATTGCCTGTTGCCATGACCTTCCTCTTCTTAAGAACTTGCAACTACAAGATCTTTGTTGCTTTTATCACTTTTATTCGGTGGCATTGTGATTGGGTCCCACTAGGCATGCCAATTTTTGTTTGACTCTTTCATGGGAAATTGCGGGCTTGCCAaagaattatagtattctcgaactATGGAGTGAAACTGAATGCGGTTTCTGACTTCTACGTAACAAATGAAACTGCGCCTAACTAATCTTCTACGTAACAAACGATTGTAAGAATTAAAGAGACCAAAAATTCCTAAAaaattcgattatcaaaacaaTACCGACCTTACAAAAAATGATGAaacaacaattaaaataaaattgtgcTGGAAAAGATAAATGAACTttggatctgaaaattgaaactaAGGGAATGACTGAGAAAATTAAATGATGAAGTCTAGAGATAATTTGCCAGAGTTTTGCTTGGGTGTGTTGAGTTGTTGAGCTGGGCTGTTGTCATAGTGATTTCTTCCTTTTATAAAcgttggaggtaacttcctgcttcTTTCCATTAATCCACGTTCTCCACCACATTGAGTAATCGCTCCACTTTGACTTCCATAATGAAATTAATTATGACGCTTTCTAACTTTCCTGCATTCTAATTGGTTCACAAAATACACGTTAGAATATTAAATGGCCTTCTGATTtcccttttattttatcttatgTTTCCTTTAAGGTTCACCTTAGGAAATTGGTTTCCCGTAAGGTTCATTCTTAAAAAATCTATTTAGAAATAAGTTAggccaattaatatattaaaaatatataagtgccaaaaaaattaaattatggtgCAAACAAAGTTTATATCACACGACTAAATATAACACTAGTGTTTATCTGAACTtttaatgaccaaatgaatttggtcattcattgttagatctagacttattaaatttatatcttTGGTTGAATTtataggattctaataagcctggATCTCAAGTAATTTCATTCATAGATTTAACATTAAATAACAATCATTTAAAGTAAAAATTACTGAAACGTAGATCACAATAAGTATGTGAGTGTTATCAACAATGGCTAAACTAAAACGTACTAGTAGGCTTAAAATGTTACGAGGGAAAAATTAAAGGgaaatttatacaaaaattcaggtttgaaaaattatttacaattatgttaagtaatgattttaaattgtatcaaactagtaaaattagcatttttaatatattttaaggattagaatttataaattaaatatccaggatatattttataggatttagatttttttttgatgaagaATTAAAACTTTATTGGCTGATATCAGCAGAAAGAATAGGAAAAAGGAAATGAGGAGCACAGGACCACTCCTCGCGTACAGACTCGGAATTGACCGCTCTTGCTAGACAATGAGCAGCGCAATTCGCTGAACGCTTGACAAAAGAGATAGATATATTATCTAGCTCGTTAATTAACAGAATACAATCAGAAATAATGTCGGAAAGGTATGATAATGCACGATTTCCCCCATGGATTGCTTGTACTACTGAAAGACAATCTGAACGAAGCTCAATGTTACTTGTGCTTTTGCTTTTTATCCACGATAATGCCTCTTTTATCGCCATAGCCTCTGCTATTATTGGTTCAAAGCAACCAGATAGGGCCCCATGACAGACTGATGTACAGAATCCTCTCTCATCTCTTATATGAAGCCGTATGAGGAGAAGCCTTTGTCTTTAAAGATCCTCGCGTCAATATTGCAGGCAGAGTTGCCTGGAGCTGGTTTTCTCCAAACATCCACGTTTCTTTCTACTGGGGCTGATGCTGTATTCCTTGATTCCCACGCAATTTGCCACTTTTCAGCTTCTCTTTCTGCATTTCGTAGGAGGTCCGGTATAGTAATAAGAGAATTTTGCCAAACCTTACCGTTACGATTCTTCCAGAGCCACCAGAATACAAAAAGTTCAGCGCTTGCAAAATTGGTACCCGCTCTGAGAAAGTTGCTTCCAAACTAGCTTGTTATATCCTGCACTTCATCCATTCGATTGTCACCAAAGAAAGTGAACCATGCTTGTTTGGCATATGAGCAGTGAGCGAATACATGAGTTTCACTTTCGAACGTTGAGTCGCACGCCGGACAGAGGGGGGAAAGACTGCTATGACAAAGCTGTAAATTCACCATAACCGGTAAGCAGCCCTTCAAACATCTCCATATAAAATTTTTGATCTTGGGAGGAGTTTTTAATTGCCAAACAGCTTTCCATCTGATGTTATCCACCTATTGTTGGCTTTGGATATTATCATTCAGAAGTTGATAACCCGATTTCACTGTGTAGTTACCAAAGGTTTCAGCGCCCTAATACCAATTATCCTCTAATGTGGTTCTGCGACGTGGGATGGAGAATATCAACTGTTGATCTCGAGAGTTGAAGATGGTTTGGATTAGAGGTCGGTTCCATTTATTGTCCTCTAGGAGCAGATCATTGACACTTCCTGTAGGTAAATCAAAGTTAATTGGAGAGGAAATCTTAGGATTTACCTAATCAGGATCCAAGGATCGTCCCAGATACGTGTCATATGGCCATCATTAACCTTTCGTCTCAATCCTTTAAGTATTGGATGTCTGCTTGAGAGGATGCTACGCCAGATGAATGAAGGATTGTGTCCGGTCACTGCTTGCTGGAAATTAGTTACAGGGAAATAACGGGCTTTTAACAACCGAGTAACCAAAGATGTCGGATTTTGAATTAGACGCCATGCCTGCTTTGCTAGCAGCGCTAAATTGAAGTCCCGTAGACGACGGAAACCAAGGCCCCCAAATTGTTTTGGATTGCAAAGTTTGTCGTAGCTCAGCCAGTGTATTCCTGAAGGTGCATTGATGTCGTTTCTCCACCAAAATCGGTTCAAAATGCATTCAACATCCTCACAGAACTGTGCTGGCAGGAGAAAAACGCTCATAGTGTATGTTAGTATAGATTGAAGGACTGACTTTATCAGAACTTCTTTTCCTGCACGGGAGAGATATTTCTCCTTCCAGTTACTTAGCCGAGATCGAATCCTATCCTTAAGATATCCAAATGTCATGTTCCTGTTACGTCCGACAAAGGCAGGTGCACCTAGATAGAAACCAAGATCTTGAACCTTCTGAATTCCCAATGCAACACAAGAGTTCCTTTTTGCCGACTCACTTGTGTTTAAACTGAAAAACAAGGCCAATTTACTCAAATTGATGCATTAACCAGACGCCCGTTCGTAGTCTTGAAGGCAATGATGGATTACTGTCAATTCGTCCTGATTAGCTCGAAAGAAAAGGTAGCTGTCATCAGCGAAAAAAGGTGAGATATGCTCGGTGCAAGTCGTGTTATTTTACAACCATGAATATGTCCTGCATTTTCCTTTGCCGTGAGAAGTGCAGATAGGCCCTCCGCGCAAATTAAGAAGAGAAAGGGGCTCAACGGGTCTCCTTGCATTATCCCGCGGGTCGGAGTAATCGGACCTACTTCTCTCCCCCCTTGTACTATTGTATAACTAACTGATTCCACGCACATCCGCATCCAATTGATCCAGACGTCTGAAAAGCCCATCTTATACAACATATCCCATAAGAACTTCCACTCCACCCGATCATACGCCTTACTCATGTCGAGTTTTAATGCAGCAATGCCATTTTCCCCTTGTCTTTTATTCTTCAGATGGTGGATTACTTCATACGCTGCAATGACATTATCCGAGATCAATCTTCCTTTGATAAATGCACTTTGACAGTGAGAGATGACTGATGGTAGGACTTCCTTGAAACGGTTTGCCAGcatttttgagatgattttgaacATGATGTTGCATAGTGCTATTGGTCTTAGGTCTGTGACTTTTTCCACATTTGTCTTCTTTGGTATCAGCACAAGTAAAGTCTCATTCAAACTGTTAGGGAGCTGACCTGTTTGGAGAATATTTAAGCAATGCTCCGTGACATCTTTGCCGATGATGTCCCAGAATTTCTGAAAGAAAGCGGGGTTCAGTCCGTCGGGGCCAGGACTTTTATCAGGGTGCATACTAAAACACGCAGCTTTTACTTCTGCTTCGTCGAAAGGCTTAGATAGGAATTGGTTGTCCCTTTTGGAAACTCGAGAATGCACTTGTGTCAGAATAACATCCGCATCACTGCCGTTGCtggtgaaaatctgatgaaagtaGTCATATAGGATGTTCTCAAGTCCCTCACCCTAGCCACATGAATTCCCTCTTCATTCTGAAGTTCAGTGAATGCATTATGTTTTTTCCTGGAGGTTGCATAGGCATGAAAGTACCGGGAATTAGTATCCCCTTCCTGGAGCCAATGGAGCTTGGCTCTTTGTTTCCAAAAATCCTCCTGTTGTTGGAGGGTTTTGACATAATCATTCCTGGCCTTCTGATACAACTCCGTACCAAGGCGATCTGTCCGCGTCCGTAGTACCTCCATCTGTTGATTGAAGGATTTAATCTGCTTAGTAAAGTTTCATGCGATAGTTTTACTCCACTGTTGAAGCGCTGTTACACAATCAGCAAATTTCAATGACAGCGGTTTACCAACGTTTACTTCCCATGTTGATCATATTGTAGCAGCGCAACCTCCTTCCCTGATCCATGAGTTCTCGAACCAGAATCTATGATTTTTGGGAGCTCGAATCCATACCTTAAATTGTAAAAGAAGTGCGGAATGGTCGGAGCATGCTGCTGTTAGATTTTTCAAAATTGACTGACCGAACTGCTCTTTCCATGCTGTATTAACAACTGCCCGGTCCAGTTTTTCTTCAATCCACCGGTTCGTTCCTCTACCTGTTTCCCAAGTGTACTGATGCCCCTTCATGATTAAGCTTGTTAACCCGCAGTCTTCCAATGTCGATTGGAAACCTTCGATTAACCAATAAGGTCTTAAAGGGCCTCCCCTTTTGTCGTCAAAACTTATGATGTCGTTAAAATCCCCAATGCAACACCAAGCTCCGTTGAACGCAGGttagagtattttttttttttttttggtgaacaCAGGCTAgagtataaaatcatattttatttgtaatatatagaaaataatgatatattaaaaattaagtttgataataagatttagttataattatgtagttaattatgatattttatttgacccaaaaaataaaaaaccatcaaattttttttttttgaaccataaaaaaaaaaaaagtaaaaaaaaaaagaacatgttttggaaagggaaaattacacagaaattcatcttttaaaaattatttacaactatatcaagttataattttggattatgtcaaactagtaaaatcagtacttttaatatattttaagggttagaatttataaattagaagtctagaatatattttctagggtttataatttatgaattggagtctagattcTTTAAATTGTGGTGtaatatagagaataatgacatattaaaaattaagtttgataatatgagttagttgtaattttgtacttaattatgatattcatgtatttgacccctATCCAGCCCATGAAAAGCCCATTATAattagacctgtccacgggcccGGGTACCTGCCCGGCCCGtccaggcccgtgtcccttggaccgggcttggacaataaaaattgttcatcGGCCCAGGCCGGCCCAGGCCCGCCAAAACCCGTCTATTTTTTGGAcgggcttgggattaataaaaataacacgggcCGGCCCAGCTCGGcccgcttattaatattaattaataaatatatatttatatattaaatatttatttttaagtataatatttatttttttataattaataattatatatatatatttaggtgggcttatataGGTTGGActcgggatttgatttttaagcccgagcccaacccgcctaaattaattgtgggctgggctgggcttgggctaaGCATTTTTACTTAAAACCCTActggcccggcccgagcccagcccaacccggcccatggacaggtctaaTTATAATCATCCTAATATGCTTAATTCAGGATTTAAGGGTTTTGCATATTACTGACTGAACCTTTCACTCTCCGTCTCTCTTCAGCCTCCGCCGCAGTTTCACTTTCATCAGAAACAACTCTCAGTCATGGCGGAGCAGGTTCCTTTCAGATCTCTCTTATCTACTCTCTATATTCTCACGATTGAAGATCTaacttttcaattttattgGTTCCATCGTTTATTCTTTGTTGCAGACTGAGAAGGCATTCCTTAAGCAGCCTAAGGTGTTTCTCAGGTAAAAATAGAGCGTAAACAAATAGTGTTTTTGTGTCAATGTAGATTATGATTTATAGTTTTTACAATTCTCTTCTGTTATTTGGTTCAATTTGTTGCAGTTCGAAGCAATCCGGTAAGGGGAAGAGGCCTGGGAAGGGCGGAAACCGTTTCTGGAAAAGCATTGGATTGGGTTTCAAGACTCCCAGAGAAGCTATTGAAGgttctttataattcatatgaTTTATTTGATATTGTTTTGTGCGTAATGCAATCACTCTAGTAGCTTCTATTAAACATCAGAGAATTGGTTATTCCCCCGTTGATTGCTTTGTAGTTTGTGAATGTTTGCAGTAATAAGTTATTGTGAATGTGAATTTTAAAATGCTCTTTTTGTTGCCTGTATTAAGCATTCTAGTCTGTAATTTAGTGGATATAGGCTGCATAACAATTTGGAATGATCTAGAGTAAGTTCCTCATTAagaatttgatttttctttgttatgaatttgaaatttatataatatgatTTTTTGCATCTTTAGTCTATTTTAATTTTTCGTTAGAGTTCAGTTTCTTGCTCTAGAATGagttgattatttattttctctgAATTGGTTCTTATACTTCAGAACTCTGTTGCTCGGACACCTCCTCTTTTGTAGTTTTTCTGCGTTTCGTGTCCGTTTTCATTTGAAGGCTAGTTTATGAATGTTATGTTTAGAAACAATGTTTCCGAGTGTTCTTTTTCGTATCCGTGCAACATAACTTACAACTTACCGCATCTGTGTTTTCAGAATGTTAATTATTTTCATTGGAGTATGTTGCCTCATCCAAATTGCAACCCTATTAAATAGGGCTCACAAGTTCAATGGTAATTAGTGAAATAATTTCTATCAAATTCCATGTATACACTACATGAACTGTAGCCTGTACATGTGCAATGTCTTTTAAAAGGATACTTTATCATGCTTTTATTTGATTATTCTGTTATTTTTTCTATCTGTTTGGTAGTTTTGCTTGGAATTCACAAGAAAAGTTTTCCGCTTATAACACCTCTCTGTGCGTCGCACATGAAGCTTCACGAATAACTATATTTTCCTTTTTGCTATTATACAATGCCCATGTGTCAGAATTAACTTGGTTTGAGTATATATAGCAGTGAAAGTTGATTCCTGTCGATCATGATTATGAAAATCATTGCTTAACTTATTTCTGGGTGAGGTATGTTGACCGTGAGAGCTGCGTTATTGTGGTTGCAGGGACATATATTGATAAGAAATGTCCATTTACTGGTACTGCTTCTATCAGGGGCCGCATACTTGCTGGTACTTGCCACAGTGCAAAGATGATGAGGACCATCGTTGTAAGACGCAATTACCTACATTTTATCAAGAAATACCAGAGGTAAGAGATTCAATTTTTTTGTCCATATGCTCCTTCATTTTGTAGCAGTGGCTATCCTAACTCCGATGAATGACCGCTAGGTACGAGAAGCGGCACTCCAACATTCCAGCGCACATATCGCCATGCTTCCGTGTGAAAGAGGGAGACCATGTTATAGTTGGTCAATGCAGGTTAAATTCTATTCTGTGGATGAGCTTGTATATACGTTTATGCAAAATATCGCgttgtttgctaacagaatatGGATCTTCCATTTGCAGGCCTTTGTCCAAGACAGTGAGGTTCAACGTCTTAAAAGTGGTACCGGCTGGTTCATCCGGTGGTGGCAAGAAAGCATTCACAGCCATGTGAGTTTTGCAGGGGTCTTACTGAGTTAGATTAGTTTTTGTGAGGAATAGTTATGTGAAATTTGAGCTGGCCTTACACAGTTAGATGCTTAATTGGATTTTGGTGTTGAATATTGAAATTTTTGTACGTCAAAATATAGATATCCTTGGAAAGTTAAAAGTTTTGCCCTCAATTGTTGCATTTCTATCTACTGCTGTTGTTTTGCCTCAGTtgtgattttaaatatattgttgaactaatttaattaaaaaaattaattatttgatattatGAGGACCAAATcactatatattttattttatttttccccAATCCAGATCAAAACAACTTCGATTTTAGAGGCAATGTTTTTTAAACACCACCATAGGagctgggttttttttttttttttttgcactcCAATATGGTTAAGGGTTGATTCCATATTATTTGGACTCAAAATTGGGTCACATTGAGAGGACAAAATTTTACCATATTTTTTTTAGGTTAGTCgtaaaattttactattttttaagTTAGTGATATAGGGTTATATACTTACATTTATCCAAAAGCAAATTTGGATTTTGTTAAGTAAGTCTACCATTTtttcatttatataatatattttattatttatatattatggtaattaattttgtatataTTATGTACACAATAATAATTTAAATCTTCTAAATGTTtttgtaattataatattttttgatGTGTTAATTAACAATATATCTAGTAAAAATTATGCGAATACTTGAATATCAATCCATCTTAATGGAATTAAAGGGGCTGTTTGCTTCAATTTTTTGAAGCCGCAAAAAATATAGTGTTTGATtggatttaaaaaatatattttaactcTTTTTTGATAGAAACGACAGAGTTTCATAGTTTTTCACCAAAAGTTTCTTTTTGTAGTTTTCATGAATAACTGTTTCTAGTTATTTAATattaacaaaattatcctttttattatcataaaatatgttttttcttttctgtaaTATCATTGCCGAAAGAACAAAGTTTTAATACgttcaataaaattttatttattatatagatttttttaaataatttatgtaatatattctttattttagaattaatttgctgattaatttaaaacatgtctatattagacattttacgTACTAATTAAACCgctaataataaatataaacaagtaaTAGCTTGTTGCAACCACAAACTTCTAACAACAGttattagctaacagttgaaccaaacagtgCATGACTAAACGAATTAGCTCGACTAAGCTAGGTTTGAAACCGAATATTAAAAAAACTTCCAGTTGGATTCTTCCAgaaattcagttttttttttaatcgaaATCTGATTTGTTTTTTACAATTCAAAATTTCAGTATTTACTTGTACTTAATATGAAACATTAATTGTaaagaaataacaataaaatataTGGTTAATGTGAAAATGagattattataataatattttgataATTAAAACTTGGTAATGTTGAAGTTGAAGATGGAATGAGTTGAAATTGGAAGTGTGAAAAGAGAAGGTTTAGAAGAAGGTGGGAACTACAATTACCATACGTAAAGTAAACTATCATTTCATACACGGATGAGATGAGAAGGAAGCTTCTCGACATTCCTTTTCTTTCATGTTgtcttttaaattttaattgaatCCTTTTTGAGTTGTGAAATAAAAGGAGAAGATG comes from Euphorbia lathyris chromosome 8, ddEupLath1.1, whole genome shotgun sequence and encodes:
- the LOC136202924 gene encoding small ribosomal subunit protein uS17-like, whose protein sequence is MAEQTEKAFLKQPKVFLSSKQSGKGKRPGKGGNRFWKSIGLGFKTPREAIEGTYIDKKCPFTGTASIRGRILAGTCHSAKMMRTIVVRRNYLHFIKKYQRYEKRHSNIPAHISPCFRVKEGDHVIVGQCRPLSKTVRFNVLKVVPAGSSGGGKKAFTAM